Proteins encoded by one window of Methylovirgula ligni:
- the fliN gene encoding flagellar motor switch protein FliN yields MTENEASQFSISDLGDDAAAAPAGAAEGGRNIEAILRIPITLQVVLGSASMPVANLLKLGRGAVVPLDHRVGEPVDVVVNGRVVARGEVVVVEDDTSRFGVSLTEVIGPNAAGER; encoded by the coding sequence ATGACTGAGAATGAGGCCTCCCAATTCAGCATTTCCGATCTCGGCGATGATGCCGCCGCGGCGCCGGCCGGGGCGGCGGAGGGCGGGCGCAACATCGAGGCGATCCTGCGCATCCCGATCACGCTTCAAGTCGTGCTCGGCTCGGCCAGCATGCCCGTCGCAAATCTGTTGAAGCTCGGGCGCGGTGCCGTCGTTCCGCTCGATCATCGTGTCGGCGAGCCGGTCGATGTCGTCGTCAACGGCCGCGTCGTGGCGCGGGGAGAGGTGGTCGTGGTCGAGGACGATACGTCCCGCTTCGGTGTCTCGCTCACCGAGGTCATCGGCCCGAACGCCGCAGGCGAGCGCTGA
- a CDS encoding flagellar motor switch protein FliG, protein MSTEPIPTALPPSAQLNGPAKVAALLLAMGKPLASRLLKHFDQDELREITRSVAELGVVSMPVIEETIEEFAGNFVKGTGLMISPGDAEHLLSGLLSPEEISDIMSDVTGNSNQSIWQRLSSVSEVIFAGYLVKEHPQTGAAILSKVTPVCAAKVMGQLPRELRNEVMRRMVGIALVSEPAMRIIESTLQEDLLVNVARNNRNAHNGRMADIINKMEREQMEDVLSSLAEARPKVAEVLRGLLFTFDDIIKLPAKSRLVLFDQIPTERVVLALKGTDAGFRNAILSTLSTRARRMVETELANGSPAPHREVVKARRMIADLALEMAERGDLELNSEEDDEEIY, encoded by the coding sequence ATGTCCACGGAGCCTATTCCGACCGCGCTGCCGCCGAGTGCCCAGCTCAATGGGCCCGCGAAAGTCGCGGCGTTGCTGCTCGCAATGGGCAAACCGCTGGCGAGCCGGCTGCTCAAGCATTTCGATCAGGATGAGCTGCGCGAGATAACCCGTTCGGTTGCGGAGCTTGGCGTCGTGTCGATGCCGGTCATCGAAGAGACGATTGAGGAATTCGCGGGCAATTTCGTCAAGGGCACGGGGCTCATGATCTCCCCGGGCGACGCGGAACATCTTCTCTCGGGCCTGCTCTCGCCCGAGGAGATTTCCGATATCATGTCGGATGTCACGGGCAATTCAAACCAGTCCATCTGGCAGCGGCTTTCAAGCGTTTCGGAAGTCATTTTCGCCGGCTATCTCGTCAAGGAGCATCCGCAGACGGGCGCGGCCATCCTGTCGAAGGTCACGCCGGTTTGCGCAGCGAAGGTCATGGGGCAATTGCCGCGCGAATTGCGTAACGAGGTCATGCGCCGGATGGTCGGCATCGCGCTGGTGTCGGAGCCGGCGATGCGCATCATCGAAAGCACCTTGCAGGAAGACCTGCTCGTCAATGTGGCGCGCAACAATCGCAACGCGCACAACGGCCGCATGGCGGACATCATCAACAAGATGGAACGCGAGCAGATGGAGGACGTTCTGTCCAGCCTCGCCGAAGCGCGGCCGAAGGTGGCCGAGGTTTTGCGCGGCCTGCTCTTCACCTTCGACGACATCATCAAGCTTCCGGCCAAATCGCGGCTCGTGCTGTTCGATCAGATTCCGACAGAGCGCGTGGTTCTCGCATTGAAGGGAACGGACGCGGGCTTCCGCAATGCTATCCTGTCGACGCTCTCGACCCGCGCGCGCCGGATGGTCGAAACGGAACTCGCCAATGGCAGCCCGGCGCCGCACCGCGAAGTCGTCAAGGCGCGCCGGATGATCGCCGATCTTGCCCTGGAAATGGCCGAGCGCGGCGACCTCGAACTCAATTCTGAAGAAGACGACGAAGAAATCTACTGA